From the Vicia villosa cultivar HV-30 ecotype Madison, WI unplaced genomic scaffold, Vvil1.0 ctg.000622F_1_1, whole genome shotgun sequence genome, the window TTATCAGGACATTGTTTTGACAAAGGattttttcaatacaaaatatTGTTCAtgtatgtgtttgttcatgtatgTCTTTACTAAAAAAGGTGTATTGTTGTGTGTTGTAGACATTGTATATCTTTACTAACAAAGTTGCATTGTTATCCCAGGGTGATTAGATTCACGTGACCACTAGGAGCCGAGACTTTAAAGATTGGATTGAACATGTTAAGGAAAAttaaacttattttatttataatggaGAACCGGTTGTTAATGATGGCCCTTTCAAAGTATGTTTAAACCCTGTCAAACTAGTCTTCAATGGAGGGGCTACCATGATAAATGTTGCGATCCCAaaaatatcaactcacaaatacAACTTTGTCCCTATCGAAAACTTTCCCAAAGGACGCTTCAATACTGATATGTTATATGGTGAGTATGGCTTATACTCAATTATTTTTTACTATGTAGTAGTTGGTTCGTCATTGTTTATGCAAATATTTTTTCCAGATGTCATTGGGGTTTTACAAGATGTTGTTAAGACCCATATGGGAGGTGGTAGTAAGAAGTCTTGTGCCAATATCACTCTACGTGATATTGAAGGCAATGTTATTGAGGTTGTGTTATGGGATGATTACGGAAAGAAATTCATGAACTATAATGCCCCTTCCAAAATCATTGGTCCTACTATTATCATCTTGACACACGCATGGTGGAAGCAAAATACATGTTTCATTAATTGTTTAAATTTCCACTTATCCGCTAAATTTCAGGTCCTACTATTATAATCTAGAATCCTACTTTTCTATTTTCTGACTGCAATAAGTTCAATGATTACAACTTTTGGTTTACCATGTCTTTCAAACGCATGGAACGACTCTCGACTTTACATTAACTTGGACCATCCACAAGTTAATGAATTCAAATCTAGGTAATCTCCTAAATAATCACATAAGCTGCCACTAATTTTCTTTCTACAACATGCTTATGAATGTCAATAGAAACTGATTTATCCAATGCATATGTGGTGTCTAATCTATTTGCGCATTAAGTTTTGGAGCATCTGATTTATCCAATGCACCTGCTCTTTCTCTGTCATTGACCTGCATTCATCCATCCAATCCAATAACAAAATCTGGACTAGCCTCAATGAGATCAAGAGTATATGTGTTATCTATGAGTTAGGAAAGGTTTATCtgttcaaacaagttttaaattTGTATCTGAGTTCAtcttaaatatttgatttgtgtaATCAATGTTGATATGTCACCTCTACTATCTCAATAGGATTGTTTTGCAACCACAATTAGGAAAACAAAATGTTTCAAGGCTTCCAGGTTTGGATGGTACTTTGAGTCATGCCCTGGCTTCGAATCATCTAACAAGTCCCTCGGCTATAAGTTTAAATGTGCCTATGGAGTTGCTGATGTAGAAACTGTCACTAAGTGAGCCATTCGACTTTGATATGTTCATATATGTTAACGGCTCATTATATAATTCAACTTTTACATACTCTCGTTACCCTCTTTATAGATTCAAACTTGCAGTGGAGGTAGAATATGATAACTACTAAGGAACCTTTGTTTTTTGGGATAAGGATTGTATTCCTTGcactaaaatgaatgcatgggAATTAAGACAAGTTATGAAGGCGGTGAGTTTTACGGTTCATATTATACTTTTCATTATTGTTACTTGCAAGCATGAAGCATAAAAATGTGTTGTTTGCTTACTATGTTTTTTGCATAGGTTAGAGAGGACAACCCTAAAATTTGGCCTGCTCACCTCGATGTTCTGTTGAATAGAGATATGGTCTTCCGTATCAAGTATCAATCATTCTAGGAACAATTCTCTATCGTCACAATACTTAGCAAGGACAACCTTTACCAAAAGTTTGATAATCACCTCACCCATAATGAGGTACAAACTCATAATTTACTTAAGTCTTTTTAAGCCTTTTTGTTTTTAATCTATCCTCATAATATCATTACGTTCTTGACATTCCAACAAACATCATTGCTATGGAAACAACATGTGATGCCCTTtttaattatatgcatgttattattctgtgaatatatgtatttatttttgggttaaaaaaggggtgttacattagtggtatcaaagcatggtcgaccagttgttcaaggttattaatgtcttgtattcccgttgtattagatttgtgtatctgacacgaccaatactgtttgtatgtttgtttttTGGTTGTCTTAGGACAATGGGTGCGGGAAGGAATGATGACGCTATTGCCGAGGCATTGACGATGTTGGCGGGTGCTATTGGGCAAGTACCACAAGTGAATGTTGGTAATAGAGAAGAGGATGAGTTTCGTATTTTGAGAGACTTCCAAAGGAACAATCCGCCGATATTTGAAGGAGAGCATGAACCTAACAAGGCACAAGCATGGTTGAAAGCGATCGAGAAGATCTTTCGAGTCATGAATTATACCGATGTGCAGAAGGTGCAGTTTGGCACTCACATGCCAGAGAAAGATGTTGGGGATTGGTGGAGTAACACTGTGTAAAGATTTGATGAGGAAGGCATAGAAGTAACTTGgaatcttttccgtgatgcattttagGAAAACTTACTTCCGGAAGATGTGCATGGAAAGAAAGAGGTGGAATTTCTGGAATTGAAGCAAGGGAATGGAACTGTAGCGGAGTATGCTGCAAATTTCCTAAATTTGATTAAGTATTGTCCTCATTACAACACTGTGAATGCGAAAAGGTCTAAGTGTTTAAATTTTGGGAATGGTTTGAggcatgatatcaagaaggctattAGTTACCAACAGATTACTCGTTTTACGGAGTTGGTTAACAAGAATTatatttatgatgaggatagtagggagagttCTTCTCACTATAAGTCTTTTAATGATGGGAAAGGGAAAGGACAGTATCATAGGAAACCTTATGATGATAAGAAGAAGCAGAAATCAGGTTATGGCAAAAAGCCAAGCAGGGGAGGAGCTATCACTCCAATTAAGTGCTACAAGTGTGGTGTCGAAGGAAATCATGCTAATGAATGCAACAAGAATTTTGGAAAGTGTTTAAAGTGTGACAAGCCTGGTCATAAAGTTGTGGACTGTAGAGTTGGTTCgagtgtgacttgctacaattttTGTGAGCAAGGGCATATTAGTACCAagtgtgataagccaaagaaggagcaagcgaaagAAAAAGCGTTTGCATTGTTTGGTTTTGAGACCATTGTTGTTGATAGGCTAATccgaggtacgtgctttattaatggtacacctttgattgctattattgatactggtgcaattcattctttcatttctttggattgtgctatgagattgaatcttgtgttgTCCGATAtgtgtagaagtatggttattgatacacctgctatgggttttgTGTCTACTTCTTTTTTGTGTTTGAATTTCCCTTTgggtatctttggtagagatttcataattaatttagtttgcttccgttagagcaactcgatgtgattttgggtatgcaTTGGTTAGAGTTTAATCGTATTTATATCAACTACTTTGATAAGACGATTATTTTTCCTAAAACTGAtgttaaggaagatttgtttttatctgctaagcaaatgggtaagtctgtgcaagatggtgatatgttgtttatgttgttggcaGCCTTGGAAGTTCATGAGAAGAGAACAATTGAGGAATTGCCAATAGTTCGTGATTTTGATGAggtatttcctgaagatgttaGTGATTTACCGCCAGATCGTGAAATGGAGTTTATgattgatttagttcctagaaTTAGTcttgtatcgatggctccatatcgGATGTCAGCTTCTGAGTTGAaatagttgaagagtcaacttgaggatttatTTGAGAATAAGTTTATTTGTCTGAGTGTGTCGTTGTGGAGTGCGCCTGTTTTATTGGTTAAGaaaaaggaaggttctatgaggctttgtgttgattatagaaaAATGAACAAGGTAacaattaagaacaagtatccacttccgaggattgatgatttgattgaTTAGTTAGTGGGTgcacgtgtgtttagtaagatagATTTGAGatttgggtatcatcagattcgtgtgaaggcgaaGGATATTCAAaaaactgcttttagaacgaggtatggacattatgagtattttgttatgccttttggtgtgaccaatgcacctggtgtgtttatggagtatatgaatataATTTTTCATGAGTATCTAGATAATTTTATGGTTATGTTCATCgatgatattttgatatattctaagagtgaagaggaTCATGCTgagtatttgagaattgtgttattCGTGTTGAAAGAAAAGCAATTGTATGCGAAACTTTCTAAGTGTGAGTTTTGTttgaaggaagtgagtttccttgAACCTGTGATTTTgagtggaggtatttctgttgatcCGTCGAAGATTGAACTTGTATCTCAACGGGAAGCTCCAAaatctgtttctgagattagaagtttcctTGGATTGGCTGGTTactacaggaagttcattgagggattttctaagctATCTTTGTCGGTGACGCAATTGACTAGGAAaggtcaagcttttatttggacttcgcaatgtgaagctaattttcaagagcttaagagaaggttgacaactgctcctattttgattttgtcgGATCCGTTGGAAccatttgttgtgtattgtgatgcttctttaatgggtttaggaggtgtgttGATCCAGAATcgacaagtggtagcttatgcttctaCGAAACTTAAAATTCATGAGAAGAACTACccgacacatgatttagagttggccattgttgtgtttgttttgaaactttggagacattatttgtttggatcaagatttgatGTGTACAGTGATCACAAAACtttgaaatatttgttttatcagaaagagttgaatatgagacaaaaaagatggttggaattcttgaaagattatgattttggtttgaattaccatcccgGAAAGgctaatgttgtagccgatgcattgagtaggaaatcattgcatatgtcgatgttgatgATGCGAAAGttagaattgttggaacaatttcgagatttgagtttggtttgtgaagcgacttCTTCATGTGTTAAGATTGgcatgttgaagcttacttgtggtattatTGATGAGATTCGAGAAGGTCAGCAATCGTATTTGAAAttggttgataagatgacattgattaatcaaggaaaaggtgGTGATTTTCAAATTAATAAGAATGGTTTCATGAGGTGTCATGctcgagtttgtattccggatgCAACGAATTTAAAGAAGAGAATTTTAGATGAAGGGCATCGAAGTGGtatgagtattcatcctggagcTACTAAGACGTATCAAGATTTaagaaagttattttggtggcaaggtatgaagaaggatattgcggaatttgtgtattcttgtttgacttgttagaagtcaaagattgaacatcagaaactgtctcgtttgatgcaaccgttatctattcctgaatggaagtgagatagtatttctatggattttgttttgggtttACCGAGTACGTCGAGTAATTATGAAttgatttgggttattgtggatagattgacgaaatctgctcactttattccaacgAGGATGGATTATTTGATGGAGAGACTTGCGAAGCTAAACATCGAGAggattgtttgtttgcatggtattccttcgattATTGttgatagagatccgaggtttacttcgATATTTtaggaaggtttgcaaagtgctttggatGCTAAGTTGCGTTAGAGTTCaacgtatcatccgcaaactcaTGATCAAAcggagaggacaattcagtcgcttgaggatcttttgaggtcttgtgttttagaacaaggaggtgcttgggatagtttctttccgttgattgagttcacttaTAACAAaagtttccattcgagtattggaatggcaccttttgaggctttgtatggtagaaggtgtaggactCCTTTATGTTAGTATGAATCTGGAGAGAGTTTTATGGTTGGACCCGAGATAGTTCAACAGACTACAGATAAGATCAAGgttattcaagagaagatgaaggcttctcagagtcgtcagaagagctaccatgataagaggaggaaagcaTTTGAGTTCGAAAAGgatgaacatgtgtttcttcgagttacaCCGGTAACGGGTGTTGGTAGGATTTGAAATCGCATAAGTTGGCGCCGTGTTTTATTGGTCCGAATTAAATTTTCGAGAGAAAAGGTGAggtggcatatcggattgcattaCCATTATCACTTGCTAATCTTCAAGATGTGTTCCATATGTCTCAATTGTGGAGGTACATTGCAGATCCATtgcatgttgttcaattagacGATGTTCAAGTAAgggataacttgacggttgatacatcacctatgcgaattgagGATCGAGAAGTTAATAAACTTCGTGGTAAGAAGATCGCTTTGGTAAAAGTGATTTAGGGAGGACCGGCCGAAGGCAATGTAACGTGGGAACTCGAGAGTAAGATGAAGGATTTGTATCTGGAGTTGTTcacttgaggtaattttcgaggacgaaaatcttttaagtgggggagagttgtaacatcccgatttttctatttattttatttaatagttattttattattaatataattatttaattattatttggtgtgataattatttaattgtgtgttatTATGCTAACGGGGTTCATTGAGTTAATAGTAGAATAATGAGATAGtagttattgggcctaattaattagaatgtggaattaggtgggttaagcccaaaaaGAATAAAGATAGTAAAAGGGGTTATGTGATAAACATAAGttagaagagaaaagaaagaaaagaggctagagagaaagagaagagaagaaagaagggAAAGAAGGGAGAACTTGAAGGGAACTAGAAGAAGAGAGATTTTGAACTTAAGGTAAAGGGGAGAGTCCTTATTATTGTGGGTTGATATATATGATATGGGTAGGACACATGATTTAGGAATGAGTATTACAATTTATAGGTTTTGAATGCTTAGGTTTTGAAATGGAATCCATGAATTGGTGTTCTGAATCTTGTTTTGATGATGGTAATTGATGCATCTATGTTGTGTTAATCATATTTAATGTTGGGTTGTTGACATGAGAGGTTTGGGTATGTTAGGACATGTTTGGAACGGCTTTAGAATGAAGAAAATTGAGTATTTTCGTCACAGATTTTGTGGTAATCAATTACCACTTATTGGTAATCGATTACcagcttaaaaattgagttttttttttttgttttctggtGCATTAATCGATTATCACGCATCAGTAAT encodes:
- the LOC131629935 gene encoding uncharacterized protein LOC131629935, translated to MGAGRNDDAIAEALTMLAGAIGQVPQVNVGNREEDEFRILRDFQRNNPPIFEGEHEPNKAQAWLKAIEKIFRVMNYTDVQKVQFGTHMPEKDVGDWWSNTENLLPEDVHGKKEVEFLELKQGNGTVAEYAANFLNLIKYCPHYNTVNAKRSKCLNFGNGLRHDIKKAISYQQITRFTELVNKNYIYDEDSRESSSHYKSFNDGKGKGQYHRKPYDDKKKQKSGYGKKPSRGGAITPIKCYKCGVEGNHANECNKNFGKCLKCDKPGHKVVDCRVGSSVTCYNFCEQGHISTKCDKPKKEQAKEKAFALFGFETIVVDRLIRALEVHEKRTIEELPIVRDFDEVFPEDVSDLPPDREMEFMIDLVPRISLVSMAPYRMSASELK